A DNA window from Pedobacter africanus contains the following coding sequences:
- the rnr gene encoding ribonuclease R: MAKKKSSHLEVVLIQLISDVLQKSNKEALNYKQVSAKLNITDAESRETIQEILKAQARKGVFAEPEKGKYRLKDLKTFLTGKVDMTTDGSAFVIPDDEFEKDIFVSARKLHTALHGDRVKVYIYAKKSGRKNEGEVVEIIERAKTDFIGVIRISERYAFVNIDDRKMLHDIFVPLSDLNGAKNGQKVQVSIAEWPEGAKNPIGRIMHILGEQGENNTEMNAILAQYGFPLSFPAEVENEANAIPEQVSEAEIRGRRDFRNTVTFTIDPADAKDFDDAISFKILDNGNYEVGVHIADVSHYVKPNSSLDKEAYARATSVYLVDRVIPMLPERLSNGVCSLRPNEDKLCFAAVFELDDKANVITEWFGRTVIHSDRRFSYEEAQEVIETKTGDYAPEILKLNELAYILRDRKFKNGAISFESTEVKFKLDEHGKPTGVYVKERKDAHKLIEDFMLLANKKVAEFIAKKGKGKQKYTFVYRSHDSPNLENLGSFALFAARFGYKINMKSDKEIAKSLNYLMEDVEGKKEQNVLTQLAIRSMAKAIYTTKKTSHYGLAFDHYTHFTSPIRRYPDVMVHRLLAAYLNNEKSANQEEYEVAASHSSAMEKRAADAERASIKYKQAEYLEENVGNIYSGIISGVTEWGMYVELTENKCEGMIRLRDITDDFYVLDEKNYCIVGQRKQKKYQLGDEVQVKVKKVDLSKRQIDFSLIQ; this comes from the coding sequence ATGGCAAAAAAGAAATCCTCTCATCTGGAAGTCGTTTTAATCCAACTGATTAGCGATGTACTGCAGAAAAGCAATAAAGAAGCCCTGAATTACAAACAGGTTTCGGCGAAATTAAACATCACCGATGCTGAATCCAGGGAAACCATACAGGAGATACTTAAGGCACAAGCCCGGAAAGGTGTGTTTGCTGAACCGGAGAAAGGTAAATACAGGTTAAAAGACCTCAAAACATTCCTCACCGGGAAAGTAGATATGACAACTGATGGTTCTGCATTTGTGATTCCTGATGATGAGTTTGAAAAAGATATATTTGTTTCGGCACGAAAACTCCACACTGCGCTACATGGCGACAGGGTAAAAGTATATATCTACGCCAAGAAAAGTGGGCGAAAAAATGAAGGCGAAGTTGTAGAGATCATTGAACGCGCAAAAACCGATTTCATAGGGGTTATCCGCATATCGGAACGTTATGCTTTTGTAAACATAGACGACCGCAAAATGCTGCACGATATATTTGTTCCGTTAAGCGATCTAAACGGGGCGAAGAACGGGCAGAAAGTACAGGTGAGCATTGCCGAATGGCCGGAAGGCGCCAAAAACCCAATCGGCAGGATCATGCACATCCTGGGCGAGCAAGGCGAGAACAATACCGAGATGAATGCCATCCTGGCCCAGTACGGCTTTCCGCTTAGCTTCCCGGCCGAAGTGGAAAACGAGGCCAATGCCATTCCGGAGCAGGTAAGTGAAGCCGAAATCAGGGGTCGCAGGGATTTCAGAAATACCGTTACCTTTACGATAGATCCGGCAGATGCCAAAGATTTTGATGATGCCATTTCCTTTAAAATCCTTGACAACGGCAATTACGAGGTAGGTGTGCACATTGCCGATGTTTCGCACTACGTAAAGCCTAACAGCAGCCTGGATAAAGAGGCCTATGCCAGGGCCACCTCGGTATACCTGGTAGACCGCGTAATCCCGATGCTGCCTGAGCGTTTAAGCAATGGGGTCTGTTCTTTAAGGCCAAATGAAGACAAACTTTGTTTCGCAGCTGTATTTGAACTTGACGATAAGGCAAATGTAATAACTGAGTGGTTTGGCCGCACAGTGATCCATTCCGACCGCCGTTTTAGCTATGAAGAAGCTCAGGAGGTTATAGAAACCAAAACCGGGGATTATGCTCCTGAAATTCTTAAACTCAATGAGCTGGCCTATATACTACGAGACAGGAAATTCAAAAACGGTGCGATCAGTTTTGAAAGCACCGAAGTGAAATTTAAGCTTGACGAGCATGGCAAACCCACTGGTGTATATGTAAAAGAACGTAAAGACGCCCATAAGCTGATAGAGGATTTTATGTTACTGGCCAATAAAAAAGTAGCTGAATTCATCGCTAAAAAAGGCAAAGGCAAACAGAAATATACTTTCGTTTATCGCTCCCACGATTCACCAAACCTGGAAAATCTGGGTAGCTTTGCCTTATTTGCCGCACGCTTTGGTTACAAGATCAATATGAAGTCGGATAAGGAGATTGCAAAATCCTTAAACTACCTGATGGAAGATGTGGAAGGCAAAAAAGAACAGAACGTACTGACCCAGCTGGCCATCAGATCTATGGCCAAAGCCATTTATACCACCAAGAAAACAAGCCATTATGGTCTGGCCTTCGACCACTACACTCATTTCACCTCACCTATTCGCAGGTACCCGGATGTAATGGTGCACCGCCTGCTTGCTGCATACCTGAACAACGAGAAATCAGCCAATCAGGAAGAATACGAAGTAGCTGCCTCACATTCTTCAGCTATGGAAAAACGCGCTGCTGATGCAGAACGGGCATCCATTAAATACAAACAGGCCGAGTACCTCGAAGAAAATGTCGGTAATATCTATTCCGGCATCATATCTGGAGTTACCGAATGGGGAATGTATGTAGAACTGACCGAAAACAAGTGCGAAGGCATGATCAGGTTAAGGGACATCACGGATGATTTTTATGTACTTGATGAGAAAAACTACTGCATTGTTGGTCAGCGCAAACAGAAAAAATACCAGCTTGGTGACGAAGTACAGGTAAAAGTAAAGAAAGTAGATCTCTCCAAACGTCAGATTGATTTCTCTTTAATTCAATAA
- a CDS encoding mechanosensitive ion channel family protein, which yields MIEDRERKTGKELLMIFIKAVVYLFLVYFYIHKPLLYFNYPRVEKVAGALMVFLGPSLIISVVRLTIIYWYIRKHKFKSNVKDNFILGINRIESILNTVFMVVAAVTLFDITLDRFIFSVSIVAAAIAVTFKEYINNMINGLIIMFSDRLSLGDHIRIGDHEGKILDITLINMILQNEDSDMVIIPNSLAFSSVIVNQSKQNTKKLSIEFDMSLANGFTPEYLENHLNKVISSYSENVVEGGLTVKTIAINKDVVIFKAMILLKRYDKVKEREIRRAINTALIRLSATLHGTKENKLS from the coding sequence ATGATTGAAGACAGAGAAAGAAAAACAGGCAAGGAGCTTTTGATGATTTTTATTAAGGCTGTTGTTTATTTGTTTCTGGTCTATTTTTATATCCACAAGCCGTTGTTATACTTTAATTATCCAAGAGTTGAAAAGGTTGCGGGAGCTTTGATGGTTTTCCTTGGGCCAAGTCTCATTATATCGGTTGTTAGATTGACGATCATTTACTGGTATATCCGCAAGCATAAATTTAAAAGCAATGTGAAGGATAATTTTATACTGGGAATCAACCGCATCGAATCTATATTGAATACTGTGTTTATGGTTGTTGCCGCCGTCACTTTATTTGATATCACCCTTGATCGGTTTATCTTTAGCGTTTCCATAGTTGCGGCTGCTATTGCCGTTACTTTTAAAGAGTACATCAACAATATGATCAATGGATTGATCATTATGTTCTCTGACCGGCTTTCTCTGGGTGACCACATCAGGATAGGGGACCATGAGGGAAAAATCCTGGACATTACGCTGATCAACATGATCCTGCAGAACGAGGACAGCGACATGGTCATTATTCCCAATTCACTGGCCTTTAGTTCGGTGATTGTAAACCAATCTAAGCAAAATACCAAAAAACTGAGCATAGAGTTCGATATGTCGCTCGCCAATGGCTTTACACCGGAATACCTGGAAAACCATTTAAATAAGGTGATCAGCAGTTATTCGGAAAATGTGGTGGAAGGAGGGCTGACCGTAAAAACAATTGCCATCAACAAAGATGTGGTGATATTTAAGGCGATGATCCTGCTCAAAAGGTACGATAAGGTGAAGGAGCGAGAGATCAGGAGGGCCATCAATACTGCTTTGATCAGGTTGTCTGCCACACTTCATGGCACAAAAGAAAACAAACTATCCTAA
- a CDS encoding ABC transporter ATP-binding protein produces MLKVKNLDIQFLNKEDKSWFKAVSNVNFGIEKGKVLGIVGESGSGKSVTSFSIMRLHDPQGTKIEGNIDFEHINLLSLSAEEIRKYRGNKIAMIFQEPMTSLNPVFTCGYQVKEAIMLHQNVNKHIAKEKTIALFKEVQLPRPEQIFDSYPHQLSGGQKQRVMIAMALSCNPELLIADEPTTALDVTVQQTILQLLLKLKEERGMAMIFISHDLAVISEIADEVAVMYKGQIVEQGAAATLFNTPQHPYTKGLLACRPSPQRLLKKLPVVADFLNDNKDTALAHLLEVNSYTSAEIAQRRDQLYSQPPLLQVKQLCTWYPVNKGLFGKTNSYVKAVDDISFDVFPGETLGLVGESGCGKTTLGRSILRLVEPTSGQLLFDGTDLGSLNTTTLRKMRKDIQIIFQDPYSSLNPRLTVGNALMEPLQVHGMFENNEQRRAHVLNLLKRVDLKPEYFNRYPHEFSGGQRQRIVIARALALQPRFIICDESVSALDVSVQAQVLNLLRELQQEFGLTYIFISHDLAVVKHISDRMLVMNKGKIEEQGFPEDIYHNPLADYTKRLIAAIPGNRALG; encoded by the coding sequence ATGCTAAAGGTTAAAAATCTGGACATACAATTCTTAAACAAGGAAGACAAATCCTGGTTTAAAGCGGTTAGTAATGTAAATTTCGGAATTGAAAAAGGCAAGGTGCTGGGTATAGTAGGCGAATCGGGCTCGGGAAAATCTGTCACCTCCTTCTCCATCATGCGCCTGCACGATCCTCAGGGAACAAAAATTGAGGGCAATATTGATTTTGAGCACATCAACCTGCTCAGTTTATCTGCCGAAGAGATCAGGAAGTACAGGGGTAATAAAATTGCCATGATCTTCCAGGAGCCCATGACCTCCCTGAACCCAGTTTTTACATGCGGTTACCAGGTTAAAGAAGCCATCATGCTGCACCAGAATGTAAACAAACACATCGCAAAGGAAAAGACCATTGCCTTGTTTAAAGAGGTACAATTGCCAAGACCGGAACAGATATTTGACAGTTATCCGCACCAGCTTTCAGGCGGGCAAAAACAAAGGGTAATGATTGCCATGGCCCTGAGCTGCAACCCCGAATTGCTGATTGCCGATGAACCGACCACAGCCCTGGATGTGACCGTACAGCAAACTATCTTGCAACTACTGCTAAAACTTAAGGAAGAGCGCGGAATGGCCATGATCTTTATCTCGCACGACCTGGCGGTGATCAGCGAAATTGCTGATGAAGTAGCTGTAATGTATAAAGGACAAATTGTTGAACAAGGGGCTGCTGCAACCTTATTCAACACCCCCCAGCACCCCTACACTAAAGGCTTGCTGGCCTGCAGACCTTCGCCACAACGCCTATTGAAAAAACTGCCTGTAGTGGCAGATTTCCTGAACGATAACAAAGACACTGCCCTTGCCCACCTGCTGGAAGTAAACAGCTATACCTCAGCAGAAATTGCCCAACGACGGGACCAACTTTACAGCCAGCCCCCTTTGTTGCAGGTAAAACAGCTCTGTACCTGGTACCCGGTAAATAAAGGCTTGTTTGGAAAAACAAACAGTTATGTGAAAGCAGTAGACGACATCAGTTTTGATGTATTCCCAGGAGAGACTTTGGGCCTTGTGGGAGAATCCGGATGTGGAAAAACAACTTTGGGCCGCAGTATATTGCGACTCGTGGAGCCTACCTCCGGCCAGCTGCTGTTTGACGGGACCGACCTGGGCTCGCTGAATACAACAACACTCCGAAAAATGAGAAAAGATATACAGATCATTTTTCAGGATCCCTATTCCTCGCTTAATCCCCGCTTAACAGTGGGTAATGCGCTCATGGAACCCTTACAGGTGCATGGAATGTTCGAAAATAATGAGCAGCGAAGGGCACATGTATTGAATTTACTGAAGCGTGTAGATCTGAAGCCCGAATATTTTAACAGGTACCCGCATGAATTTTCGGGCGGACAACGCCAGCGTATTGTGATTGCACGCGCGCTGGCTTTACAACCCCGGTTTATCATTTGTGATGAGTCTGTATCTGCCCTTGATGTTTCAGTTCAGGCCCAGGTGCTCAACCTGCTCAGAGAACTACAGCAGGAATTCGGACTTACCTATATTTTTATTTCACACGACCTGGCTGTGGTAAAACACATTTCAGACCGTATGCTGGTGATGAACAAAGGCAAGATAGAAGAACAAGGCTTTCCCGAAGATATTTACCATAATCCGCTGGCAGATTACACCAAGCGTCTGATTGCCGCCATCCCGGGAAACCGGGCTTTAGGATAG
- a CDS encoding nicotinamide mononucleotide adenylyltransferase — protein MEREILDTKRKALKINLNPKIYGTFAEIGAGQEVARNFFTAGAASGTVAKTMSAYDMTFSDAIYGVEPSGRYVSQSRLLKMLSHEFSLLTERLNTEKYEERAFFAFADTVTTLNYNKSNDPHGWIGIRFQAEPGGEPNEIFFHVRLLDTDAALQQNVLGIIGVNLVYAAYYYNHDRKAMIESLADNLTVGSVEIDLISVNGPIFKDADNILLNLYLIVKDFSDAAIFDANGKPCLPKDLLYKKDIMILRTKYAQKSNPNFSMLNKAVDQFVRTENVQEDNLSVLIEVLMSNVLSAGEELHDIDLRAVAKRAEEMCKTGNKVIVSNFARHNKLAKYLDRCRPKSVGISTNINNLKFVFNSSNFGENYSSQLLSYVSDMFSKNVKLFAYPFLDKKTNAVITSTNMPVTPDAKPLFDFLILNGYITDIEDYSESDVKTV, from the coding sequence ATGGAAAGAGAAATCCTTGATACCAAGCGCAAAGCTTTAAAGATTAACTTAAACCCCAAGATTTACGGAACCTTTGCAGAGATTGGCGCGGGGCAGGAGGTAGCCCGTAATTTTTTTACAGCTGGTGCTGCATCAGGTACGGTCGCTAAAACCATGTCGGCCTACGACATGACTTTTAGTGATGCGATTTATGGTGTGGAACCTTCGGGAAGGTACGTAAGCCAGTCGAGGTTGTTAAAGATGCTCAGCCATGAATTTAGCCTGCTTACCGAGCGTTTAAATACAGAAAAGTACGAGGAACGTGCATTTTTTGCTTTTGCTGATACGGTTACCACCCTAAACTACAACAAATCCAACGATCCGCATGGCTGGATCGGCATCCGCTTTCAGGCCGAACCGGGCGGGGAACCGAACGAGATCTTTTTTCATGTCCGGCTACTGGATACCGATGCTGCCCTGCAGCAGAATGTCCTGGGAATCATAGGCGTAAACCTCGTCTATGCAGCTTATTATTATAACCACGACCGCAAAGCGATGATTGAATCGCTGGCTGATAATTTAACGGTTGGTTCGGTTGAGATTGACCTGATCTCTGTAAATGGCCCTATATTTAAGGATGCAGATAACATCCTGCTCAACCTATACCTGATCGTTAAGGATTTTTCGGATGCGGCGATATTTGATGCCAATGGCAAGCCGTGTTTACCCAAAGATCTGCTGTACAAGAAGGACATCATGATTTTGCGCACCAAGTATGCACAGAAATCCAATCCTAACTTCAGCATGTTGAACAAGGCGGTGGACCAGTTTGTACGTACCGAAAATGTGCAGGAAGATAACCTGAGCGTACTGATCGAGGTATTGATGTCGAATGTATTATCTGCCGGCGAAGAACTGCACGACATAGACCTGCGCGCTGTTGCCAAGCGGGCCGAGGAAATGTGTAAAACGGGAAACAAGGTTATCGTATCCAATTTTGCACGACACAACAAGCTGGCAAAATATCTGGACCGCTGCAGGCCAAAAAGTGTGGGGATATCGACCAATATCAACAACCTAAAGTTTGTGTTCAATTCCAGCAATTTCGGTGAAAATTATTCCAGTCAGCTGCTGAGTTATGTAAGCGATATGTTCAGTAAAAATGTGAAATTGTTTGCCTATCCTTTCCTCGATAAAAAGACCAATGCCGTAATTACCAGTACCAATATGCCGGTAACACCAGATGCAAAACCCCTGTTCGATTTCTTAATCCTGAACGGCTATATCACAGATATTGAAGACTACAGCGAAAGTGATGTAAAGACCGTCTAG
- a CDS encoding YajQ family cyclic di-GMP-binding protein, translated as MPTFDIVSKVDAQTFDNAMNNAKKEILNRYDFSTSKSTIDHDKKTNVITIVTEDDMRLKAIQDAIISRMIKQNLDAKSLDFGKEQYASGNMIRKEISVKEGIDKETAKKIVAKIKASGLKVQASMMEDQVRVQSKSIDELQKVISLCRQEDFGQPLQFINMRN; from the coding sequence ATGCCCACTTTCGATATTGTAAGCAAAGTAGACGCGCAAACATTTGATAACGCGATGAACAATGCCAAAAAGGAGATCCTCAACCGTTACGATTTCAGCACTTCAAAAAGTACTATTGACCACGATAAGAAGACCAATGTGATTACCATAGTAACGGAAGATGACATGCGTTTAAAAGCCATTCAGGATGCCATCATCTCCAGGATGATCAAACAAAACCTGGATGCCAAAAGCCTGGACTTCGGCAAGGAGCAATACGCATCCGGTAATATGATCCGTAAAGAAATCTCCGTAAAAGAAGGCATAGACAAAGAAACAGCTAAAAAAATTGTAGCAAAAATTAAGGCCAGCGGACTAAAAGTTCAGGCCTCCATGATGGAAGACCAGGTACGTGTGCAAAGCAAAAGTATCGACGAGCTACAGAAGGTTATTTCGCTTTGCAGACAGGAAGACTTTGGTCAGCCTTTACAGTTCATCAATATGCGTAACTAA
- the ppk1 gene encoding polyphosphate kinase 1, which yields MTKKKAPFLNREISWLYFNERVLQEAADETVPLIERIKFLSIFSSNLEEFYRVRVATLSRLSNLNDKSKALLGFNPKKILNEIKNIVVKQERKFEQLFKATLINELAQNRIFILNDTQLNVSRGEFVRNHFRDRILSNLVPIMIDLDTPFPELKDRYLYFFVRMSKTSGGKTKSEKYALVELPPDLPRFLVLPETNGLKFIILAEDIIKYCMDDIFYVFNYDNLDAFSIQLTRDAELDIDKNISDKFIEELKASLDKRKKGKPMRLLYDTEMPFEMLTVLISKMKIEAEGLIPGNRYHRFGDFIAFPNVGSKDLEYKPNVPLKVHGLHRTESIFNKLQGKDYLINLPYQSYDYIILFLREAAIDPKVTEINITLYRLAENSRVINALINAAKNGKTVNCLVELKARFDEQANIFWTNRLQEEGVNVNYGLTDYKVHSKICLVKRMEKGRAVYYANLATGNFNEKTAKLYCDHSIFTSRKEITTDLIKLFKALNKKTVTKDFKHLIVSPLESRSRFYHLVDREIKIARQGKPAYMILKVNSLADEGIVEKLYEASNAGVKVKLIVRGICTLVPGVPDFSANITVISIIDKFLEHARVFIFGNNGKEEMFLSSADLMSRNFEHRVEVGFPVLDEEVKQEIRDIIEFQLQDNVKARDITRLNNNKYHKNNLKTKIRAQVQTYNYLKNKHQ from the coding sequence ATGACGAAGAAGAAGGCTCCATTTCTAAACAGAGAGATTAGTTGGTTGTATTTTAATGAGCGCGTTTTACAGGAAGCAGCGGATGAAACCGTTCCTCTGATAGAGCGTATAAAATTCTTGTCTATTTTTTCTTCTAATCTGGAAGAGTTTTACCGGGTAAGGGTGGCTACTTTGAGCAGGCTGAGCAATCTGAATGATAAGTCGAAAGCGCTATTGGGCTTCAACCCAAAAAAGATCTTAAATGAAATCAAAAACATTGTTGTAAAACAGGAACGGAAATTTGAGCAGTTGTTTAAAGCCACGCTGATTAATGAGCTTGCCCAAAACCGCATCTTTATTTTAAACGATACCCAGTTAAACGTTTCCAGGGGAGAGTTTGTCAGAAACCATTTCAGGGATAGGATTTTGTCTAACCTGGTGCCCATTATGATTGATCTGGATACGCCCTTTCCGGAGCTTAAGGATCGTTACCTGTATTTTTTTGTACGCATGTCCAAAACATCCGGGGGTAAAACAAAGAGTGAAAAATATGCGCTGGTAGAGCTTCCACCCGATCTTCCCCGTTTCCTGGTCCTGCCTGAAACCAATGGGCTAAAGTTTATCATCCTTGCAGAAGATATCATTAAATATTGTATGGACGATATTTTTTATGTTTTCAATTATGATAACCTGGATGCCTTTTCCATACAGCTTACCCGGGATGCCGAGTTGGATATCGATAAAAACATCAGTGATAAGTTTATTGAAGAGCTGAAGGCCAGTCTGGACAAACGCAAAAAAGGAAAGCCGATGCGTTTGCTGTACGATACGGAAATGCCTTTTGAAATGCTTACCGTGCTGATCAGTAAAATGAAAATAGAGGCCGAGGGCCTTATTCCGGGAAACAGGTACCATCGTTTTGGTGATTTTATAGCTTTTCCGAATGTGGGGAGCAAAGACCTGGAATACAAACCGAATGTACCCCTTAAAGTGCATGGATTGCACCGTACTGAAAGTATTTTTAATAAGCTACAGGGTAAGGATTACCTGATCAATTTGCCCTACCAGTCGTACGACTACATTATCCTTTTCCTGCGAGAGGCGGCCATCGATCCTAAAGTAACCGAGATCAATATTACCCTTTATCGGCTTGCCGAAAATTCGAGGGTCATCAATGCCCTGATCAATGCGGCCAAGAATGGCAAAACAGTAAACTGTCTGGTTGAATTAAAGGCCAGGTTTGATGAACAGGCCAATATATTCTGGACCAACCGTTTGCAGGAAGAGGGAGTAAACGTAAACTACGGACTTACAGATTACAAAGTGCATTCTAAAATATGCCTGGTGAAAAGGATGGAAAAAGGCAGGGCGGTATATTATGCAAACCTGGCCACGGGGAATTTTAATGAAAAGACCGCCAAACTTTATTGCGACCACAGTATTTTTACTTCCAGAAAAGAAATTACCACAGATCTGATCAAGCTCTTTAAGGCGCTGAATAAAAAAACAGTCACCAAAGATTTTAAACATCTGATCGTTTCCCCTCTGGAATCGAGAAGTAGGTTCTATCACCTGGTTGACCGGGAAATTAAGATAGCCAGGCAGGGCAAGCCTGCATACATGATCCTGAAAGTCAATAGTCTGGCCGATGAGGGCATAGTGGAAAAATTATACGAGGCCAGTAATGCAGGGGTTAAGGTAAAGTTAATTGTTCGTGGCATCTGCACGCTTGTACCTGGCGTGCCCGATTTCAGCGCGAACATTACGGTGATCAGTATCATTGATAAATTCCTGGAACATGCCAGGGTATTTATTTTCGGAAATAACGGCAAGGAAGAGATGTTTTTGTCTTCAGCCGATCTGATGAGCCGGAATTTTGAACATAGGGTGGAGGTAGGCTTCCCGGTGCTGGATGAAGAGGTGAAACAGGAGATCAGGGATATCATAGAGTTTCAGCTGCAGGACAACGTTAAGGCGAGGGACATTACCCGTCTGAACAACAATAAATACCATAAAAACAATTTAAAAACGAAAATTAGGGCGCAGGTGCAGACCTATAATTACTTAAAAAACAAACATCAATAA
- a CDS encoding Ppx/GppA phosphatase family protein: MLRYAAIDIGSNAVRLLIADISKTENGYGFKKNTLVRVPLRLGDDAFLDHRISDRKVEELLKTMTAFKNLMEVYHVSAYLACATSAMREAQNGAEIIKKIKKLTDVDLEIIEGQREANIIYANHIEENLDIKKSYLYIDVGGGSTELSVFVNRVPVASKSFDIGTIRILDNQDKEETWEEMKSWVKEHTKSLKNLAGIGTGGNINKLFRMSDEKEGMPLTFLKLKALYNQLNSHSLKERISVFGLNPDRADVIIPACEIYITLLKWTGIKQIYVPKVGLVDGIISLLIEENLVNAD; the protein is encoded by the coding sequence ATGCTAAGATATGCTGCCATAGATATAGGTTCAAATGCCGTCAGGTTATTAATTGCTGATATTTCCAAAACTGAGAACGGTTATGGATTTAAGAAAAACACCCTGGTAAGGGTTCCGCTGCGTTTGGGGGATGATGCTTTTCTTGACCATCGCATATCAGACCGTAAGGTTGAGGAATTGCTGAAAACCATGACGGCCTTTAAAAACCTGATGGAGGTATATCATGTATCTGCGTACCTGGCCTGCGCTACTTCTGCCATGCGTGAGGCACAGAATGGAGCAGAGATCATTAAAAAGATCAAAAAGCTAACAGATGTAGACCTGGAAATCATAGAAGGGCAGCGCGAAGCCAATATCATCTATGCCAATCATATTGAAGAAAACCTGGACATTAAAAAAAGCTATCTGTATATTGATGTAGGTGGGGGAAGTACAGAACTTTCTGTTTTTGTAAACCGGGTTCCGGTAGCCTCTAAGTCATTTGATATCGGTACTATCCGTATACTGGACAACCAGGATAAAGAGGAAACCTGGGAGGAAATGAAGAGCTGGGTTAAGGAGCATACGAAATCGCTCAAAAACCTGGCGGGTATAGGCACAGGCGGTAACATCAATAAGCTGTTCCGCATGTCGGACGAAAAGGAAGGCATGCCGCTTACCTTTCTCAAACTGAAAGCACTTTACAATCAGCTGAATTCGCATTCACTTAAAGAACGGATCAGTGTATTTGGCTTAAACCCCGACCGGGCCGACGTAATTATCCCCGCTTGTGAGATCTACATCACCTTGTTGAAATGGACAGGCATCAAACAGATTTATGTGCCAAAGGTTGGTCTGGTAGACGGCATCATCAGCCTGCTGATCGAAGAGAACCTGGTAAACGCAGATTAG
- a CDS encoding 4'-phosphopantetheinyl transferase family protein → MIGNDIVDLDRARKESNWQRKGYLEKIFTTDEALLISTAADPELMVWLLWTMKESAYKVHSRETKIRTFTPASIACCNLVLLSETATGKVSYDDRTYFTASSIHENYIHTIAAQHKTAIKKASVRIKPYDPSNIDYKNTNPACVSHHGNYLALIYP, encoded by the coding sequence TTGATAGGTAACGACATCGTAGATTTAGACCGGGCCAGAAAGGAAAGCAACTGGCAAAGAAAGGGCTATCTTGAAAAGATTTTTACTACAGACGAAGCCCTTCTGATCAGTACGGCAGCAGATCCTGAGCTCATGGTATGGCTGCTTTGGACCATGAAAGAGTCTGCTTATAAAGTGCATAGCCGGGAAACTAAAATCAGAACCTTCACACCGGCCAGCATTGCCTGCTGCAACCTTGTTCTGCTATCCGAAACTGCTACCGGAAAAGTAAGCTACGACGACCGGACCTATTTTACAGCAAGTAGTATCCATGAAAATTACATTCATACGATAGCGGCACAGCACAAGACAGCTATTAAGAAAGCCAGCGTCCGGATTAAGCCTTATGACCCCTCAAATATCGACTATAAAAACACCAATCCTGCCTGTGTAAGCCATCACGGCAATTACCTGGCACTTATCTATCCCTAA
- a CDS encoding acyl carrier protein has translation MEREELIVRLKAIVAPYTHDAAALANIGPDTDFIKDLKINSANLVDVVLDVEEEFDIEIDNLEMARMLNVTATLEIIEAKLKALDR, from the coding sequence ATGGAGAGAGAAGAACTCATCGTAAGGCTTAAAGCTATTGTTGCGCCTTACACCCATGATGCAGCCGCTCTGGCAAACATTGGCCCCGATACCGATTTTATTAAAGACCTTAAAATCAATTCTGCCAACCTCGTAGATGTAGTGCTGGATGTGGAAGAGGAATTCGATATCGAGATCGATAACCTTGAAATGGCACGCATGCTGAATGTAACAGCAACCCTGGAAATTATTGAGGCTAAACTGAAAGCACTTGATAGGTAA